A window of Sulfobacillus thermosulfidooxidans contains these coding sequences:
- a CDS encoding glycosyltransferase — protein MKIGLIVPPDTPATGGNFVSAERLKLGLNRLGIDAQVERFHPHLGDYDVYHAWNAVQVGQRLLNQGIEPEKILVTWTGTDLWGDWAKDPGPIRETLSSLRHQVVFTPNARKRLLADAPQWENRVHVIPPSVDETIFCPADSSQKRDGPPLVVIAGGIRPVKRSAWAIELVQTARQTLATDFQLAILGPVRDWKEWERVWQAAHDKPWVHVIGEVPKDQMGQWYQRATIVLNTSQIEGVSNALMEAMSCGALIVASNIHGNRYLIENGKTGLLFDTPEELIEAFRYALNHSKDADCIRKNARMRILSRHLPTQEAQAYAMIYRQIAWSMCSKGCGV, from the coding sequence GTGAAAATAGGTTTAATTGTACCGCCTGATACTCCGGCCACGGGGGGGAATTTTGTGTCGGCGGAACGACTGAAACTTGGTCTCAACCGTTTAGGCATTGACGCCCAGGTCGAACGATTTCATCCTCATCTTGGGGATTATGACGTGTATCATGCCTGGAATGCAGTGCAAGTGGGGCAACGCTTATTAAACCAGGGTATTGAACCCGAAAAAATCTTGGTCACGTGGACAGGGACCGACTTATGGGGAGATTGGGCGAAAGATCCCGGGCCGATTCGCGAAACGCTTTCATCCTTGCGCCATCAGGTGGTGTTTACGCCCAACGCCCGTAAACGGTTGTTGGCGGATGCTCCTCAGTGGGAGAATCGGGTGCATGTCATTCCTCCGTCTGTTGATGAAACCATTTTTTGCCCCGCGGATTCGTCCCAAAAGCGCGATGGGCCCCCGTTGGTCGTTATTGCTGGTGGAATTCGTCCGGTGAAACGCAGTGCCTGGGCGATCGAACTTGTCCAAACGGCACGCCAGACGCTGGCGACTGATTTTCAGCTGGCGATATTAGGGCCAGTGCGAGATTGGAAAGAATGGGAACGAGTTTGGCAAGCCGCCCACGATAAACCGTGGGTGCATGTCATTGGCGAAGTTCCGAAAGATCAGATGGGACAATGGTACCAACGGGCCACCATAGTCTTGAACACCTCGCAGATCGAGGGCGTCTCCAATGCGCTCATGGAGGCCATGAGTTGTGGTGCATTGATTGTAGCAAGCAATATTCATGGAAACCGGTATCTCATTGAAAATGGGAAAACGGGCCTGCTCTTTGACACACCGGAAGAATTGATTGAGGCGTTCCGTTATGCCCTCAATCATTCCAAAGACGCCGACTGTATTCGTAAAAATGCCCGTATGCGAATTTTATCCAGACATTTGCCCACTCAGGAGGCACAGGCTTATGCCATGATATATCGTCAAATAGCCTGGTCGATGTGTTCGAAAGGATGCGGCGTATGA
- a CDS encoding tRNA-binding protein produces MTIIDELKQISPEQFFQVGLYVGTILRAELNPKAKKPAYHIIVDFGPLGIKESSAQLTVRYQPGDLVGRQVVAVLNLPPKKVAGVRSEVLILGAMLSDTDVILLNVDGPVPNGTRIG; encoded by the coding sequence GTGACGATCATCGACGAGTTAAAACAAATTTCTCCAGAACAATTTTTTCAAGTCGGCCTCTATGTGGGAACCATTCTTCGTGCTGAGCTCAATCCCAAAGCGAAAAAACCTGCATATCATATCATTGTTGATTTTGGGCCGCTCGGAATCAAAGAGTCTTCGGCCCAACTTACCGTGCGTTATCAGCCTGGCGATTTGGTGGGAAGACAAGTTGTTGCCGTGTTAAATCTTCCTCCCAAAAAGGTGGCAGGGGTAAGGTCCGAAGTACTCATTTTAGGCGCTATGCTCAGTGACACGGATGTCATCTTGTTAAATGTAGATGGTCCGGTACCTAATGGTACGCGCATTGGGTAA
- a CDS encoding HD domain-containing protein, with protein sequence MKRILDEEKVFKDPVHGYIYVNDPLIWDLINTKEMQRLRRIRQLGTSYVTYPGGEHSRFSHSLGVYEVIRQIVQAFARNAYEWPTEYNQLVMVAGLLHDIGHAPFSHALEKVIGLRHEVWSERIILEPTTEVHQVLEQMDPALPSQVASVINKTHPQKLVVSLVSGQLDADRLDYLMRDSIFTGVDYGKFDLARIIRVMRPLGGRIVVKRSGLHTVEAYLLARYFMYWQVYFHPVSRSAEVILKAILKRVKDLVACGQAPPMPHPALAELFTQSLRLDSYFALDDTVLFNAFNVWQDSSDPILKDLCRRFLNRHLFTYIEYPDHDIDTYQKLRTQVQSHGYDPAYYLAVDETGTVYYDYYLGAENSEDKDSALFLWDDDKKALIEMSRLSKPVNAIAREKQVIRRLYFPHDVR encoded by the coding sequence GTGAAAAGAATTTTAGATGAGGAAAAAGTCTTTAAAGATCCGGTTCATGGCTATATTTATGTGAATGATCCCTTGATTTGGGATTTGATTAATACGAAAGAAATGCAGCGCTTAAGGCGCATCCGGCAATTGGGCACATCCTATGTTACTTACCCTGGCGGTGAACACAGTCGATTTTCGCATTCTTTAGGAGTATATGAGGTAATTAGACAAATCGTCCAAGCCTTTGCTCGCAATGCCTATGAATGGCCAACTGAATATAATCAGCTGGTCATGGTGGCAGGACTCCTGCATGACATTGGACATGCGCCCTTCTCCCACGCCTTAGAAAAAGTCATTGGCTTACGGCATGAAGTATGGAGTGAGCGTATTATTCTCGAACCAACAACTGAAGTGCATCAAGTATTGGAACAAATGGACCCAGCACTGCCTTCACAAGTAGCTTCCGTCATTAATAAGACGCATCCCCAAAAGTTGGTGGTTTCGTTGGTGAGTGGCCAGCTCGATGCGGATCGTTTAGACTATTTGATGCGGGATTCGATTTTTACGGGAGTCGATTATGGCAAGTTTGATTTAGCCCGCATTATCCGTGTGATGCGGCCTTTAGGCGGCAGGATTGTGGTAAAACGTTCGGGATTACATACGGTCGAAGCCTATTTGCTTGCCCGATATTTTATGTATTGGCAAGTCTATTTCCATCCTGTATCACGCTCTGCTGAGGTCATTTTAAAAGCAATTTTAAAGCGGGTCAAAGATCTCGTTGCCTGTGGTCAAGCACCGCCCATGCCTCATCCGGCTTTAGCTGAATTATTCACGCAATCCCTTCGTTTAGACAGCTATTTTGCCTTAGATGATACGGTATTGTTTAATGCTTTCAATGTTTGGCAGGACAGTTCTGATCCCATTCTCAAAGACCTATGCCGACGATTTTTAAACCGCCATCTTTTTACTTATATTGAATACCCCGACCATGATATTGACACCTACCAGAAACTCAGGACCCAGGTGCAGTCCCATGGCTATGACCCGGCATATTATTTGGCGGTCGACGAAACCGGTACAGTTTACTATGATTATTATTTAGGAGCCGAAAATAGTGAGGATAAAGACAGTGCCCTGTTTTTATGGGATGATGACAAGAAGGCATTGATTGAAATGTCCAGACTCTCTAAGCCCGTCAATGCCATTGCCAGGGAGAAACAAGTGATAAGGCGATTATATTTTCCGCACGATGTCCGCTGA
- a CDS encoding NRAMP family divalent metal transporter: MQRPYMTTFNARKRALILRRLFLWILAIGPGVIGMVADNDAGGMLSYLVTGSQDHLQWFLPALFVMAPLTYVIQELALRVALATRLPYSQIISRKFGRTVAKFNALVLHSLNVMILVTEFIGMTSALTLLGVPWTLGLIVSLILVLGVTSFRRYRQMERMLLILAIANLAFIPSLITLHPSVHSWRSAFSGSFTGETAFLLLSLAGNAIAPWMIFWQQNAVWAGNVQNLTSGRKDIRLGIIVQVFMATVVMLIGAFTAHVAVTGRNPLLWLQHYGGTTAAALFAIGLFDAGFLAASTISISSAWMVQEAFASKLHDRSQSPTQGPYAVLHIATVSVAALVVLLPHLSAARIALWAQALGALWMPISLVMLGIIASDRHLMGTMVMHHQRQIILTGTILIFILLAFCTFVG, from the coding sequence ATGCAAAGACCATACATGACGACATTCAATGCGCGAAAACGGGCTCTTATCCTTCGCCGCCTCTTCCTCTGGATTTTGGCTATTGGTCCGGGTGTCATTGGCATGGTAGCGGACAATGATGCCGGGGGAATGTTGTCATATCTCGTTACAGGTTCACAAGATCATTTGCAATGGTTTTTGCCGGCACTTTTCGTCATGGCCCCACTCACTTATGTCATTCAAGAATTGGCCCTTCGTGTGGCGCTGGCCACACGTCTTCCCTATAGTCAAATCATTTCGCGTAAATTTGGCCGCACTGTCGCCAAATTCAATGCATTAGTGCTTCACAGCCTGAATGTGATGATTTTAGTCACCGAATTTATCGGCATGACCTCGGCACTCACTCTGCTTGGTGTGCCATGGACCTTAGGTCTCATTGTATCTTTAATATTAGTTCTTGGCGTGACGTCTTTTCGACGCTACCGGCAAATGGAACGGATGTTGTTAATCTTAGCTATCGCTAATCTCGCATTTATTCCGTCCTTGATTACGCTGCATCCCAGCGTGCATAGCTGGCGTAGCGCGTTTTCGGGTTCATTTACCGGAGAAACGGCTTTTCTTTTGTTATCATTGGCTGGCAATGCCATTGCCCCTTGGATGATCTTTTGGCAGCAAAACGCCGTATGGGCGGGTAATGTCCAAAACTTAACATCTGGCCGTAAAGATATACGCCTCGGTATTATCGTGCAAGTGTTCATGGCGACAGTGGTGATGCTTATTGGCGCTTTTACGGCCCATGTCGCTGTTACGGGACGAAATCCTTTGTTATGGCTACAACATTATGGCGGCACTACCGCCGCTGCATTATTTGCCATCGGACTTTTTGATGCGGGGTTTCTGGCCGCTTCCACGATTTCCATATCTTCCGCCTGGATGGTGCAAGAAGCGTTTGCCAGTAAACTGCATGACCGGAGCCAAAGCCCTACACAAGGTCCTTATGCCGTGTTGCACATTGCTACGGTGTCTGTCGCAGCTCTCGTTGTGCTTTTACCGCATTTGTCGGCCGCTCGAATTGCCTTATGGGCTCAAGCCTTGGGAGCCTTGTGGATGCCTATCAGTTTAGTCATGCTCGGCATCATCGCCTCAGATCGTCATCTCATGGGCACCATGGTCATGCATCACCAGCGGCAAATCATTTTGACTGGCACCATTCTAATCTTTATCCTCTTAGCGTTTTGCACATTTGTGGGATAA
- a CDS encoding divalent metal cation transporter, protein MRRIVLWFLAIGPGVLGMVADNDAGGMLSYLVTGSHNHLPWFLPALFIMAPITFLIQDLALQVALATRLPYSQIIAHKFGNKTAKFNAIILHLLNMMILITEFIGMTSALAFWGVPWNAGLIASFIVVLAVTLFRHVRRMEHLLLILAVANLAFIPTLFLLHPSSHIWHKAFSGGFNHHIPFLFLSLAGNAITPWMIFWQQNAVWAGNVKNLSSERKDIRTGILAQVFMATVVILIGALAAP, encoded by the coding sequence ATGCGCCGCATAGTGCTCTGGTTTTTGGCTATTGGCCCAGGCGTTTTAGGTATGGTAGCGGACAACGATGCGGGGGGCATGTTATCCTACCTTGTTACGGGTTCGCACAATCATTTGCCATGGTTTTTACCGGCACTTTTCATCATGGCTCCCATTACGTTTCTCATCCAAGATCTCGCACTGCAGGTAGCCTTAGCAACCCGTCTTCCTTACAGTCAGATCATTGCCCACAAATTTGGCAATAAAACGGCTAAATTCAACGCCATCATTCTTCATCTTTTAAATATGATGATTTTAATCACCGAATTTATCGGCATGACCTCTGCCTTAGCTTTTTGGGGTGTCCCCTGGAATGCCGGACTCATCGCGTCATTTATTGTCGTCCTCGCCGTCACCTTGTTTCGACACGTGCGCCGGATGGAACATCTCTTATTAATTTTAGCGGTAGCAAATCTCGCCTTTATTCCGACTCTTTTCCTGTTACACCCCAGTAGTCACATCTGGCATAAAGCATTTTCGGGCGGATTTAATCATCATATCCCCTTTCTATTTTTGTCCTTGGCTGGAAATGCCATCACCCCATGGATGATTTTTTGGCAGCAAAACGCCGTGTGGGCTGGCAACGTCAAAAACTTATCCTCGGAGCGCAAGGATATTCGAACGGGAATTCTGGCTCAGGTATTCATGGCCACCGTCGTTATCCTTATTGGGGCTTTAGCGGCCCCGTAG
- a CDS encoding divalent metal cation transporter codes for MWLQHYGGTTAAGFFAMGLFDAGFLAASTISVSSAWMVQEAFSQKLLAPDKSPTQGRFSILHIATLSFTAVVVLFPHLPTASLALWSQALGALWMPITLAMLGLIARDHKIMGQMAMPGRRQFVLGSVVSLFVGLAVFSIVT; via the coding sequence TTGTGGCTTCAACACTATGGGGGCACGACAGCGGCTGGATTCTTTGCAATGGGATTATTTGATGCGGGATTTCTCGCCGCATCGACTATTTCGGTATCATCGGCATGGATGGTGCAAGAAGCATTTTCCCAAAAACTGTTAGCTCCCGACAAAAGTCCCACTCAAGGGCGATTTTCAATTTTGCACATTGCAACACTATCTTTTACGGCTGTCGTAGTGCTATTTCCCCATTTACCCACGGCATCATTGGCTTTATGGTCGCAAGCGTTAGGAGCTCTATGGATGCCGATTACCTTAGCGATGCTTGGCCTCATCGCCCGCGATCATAAGATTATGGGACAGATGGCTATGCCCGGCCGCCGTCAATTCGTGTTAGGCTCTGTTGTATCGTTATTTGTAGGACTTGCCGTCTTTAGCATTGTGACTTGA
- a CDS encoding dipeptidase: MASGQIDTVLAYLQNHHEQYRNELIQFLQIPSISALSNHKEDVHKAAEWLAHRLEAAGVPLVRIEETPGHPIVFGEVITDPARPTILVYGHYDVQPVDPLDQWTNPPFSPTIIDNILYARGSSDDKGQVYMQVIAAEAWLKTGTLPVNLKFLFEGEEEIGSVHLEHYIQTHQEALRADLAVISDTPMFAAGVPAVCYGLRGLAALEIHIDGPYQDLHSGVFGGAVANPAHVLAQIIASLHDEQGRVTVPGFYDDVDPLSDEERKNFSALPFDEEEFRQSTGAPALYGEAGYTTLERIWTRPTLEVNGMWAGFIGEGRKTIIPQSAHAKISCRLVPHQDPQKVLDQVIEFITNQCPPTVRLRIDRGEGDPGTVTPLDHFATQAAVQAIREVYHQDAAFIRMGGSIPVVVTFDQVLGIPTVLLGFALPDENFHAPNEHFHLENFDKGAETIATLWQILGQTHQH, translated from the coding sequence ATGGCGTCAGGTCAAATCGATACAGTTCTCGCATACTTACAAAACCACCATGAACAATACCGCAACGAACTGATTCAGTTTTTGCAAATTCCCAGCATTTCGGCCTTATCTAATCACAAAGAGGACGTTCATAAGGCCGCCGAGTGGCTCGCTCACCGTCTCGAAGCGGCAGGGGTTCCCCTTGTCCGCATTGAGGAAACCCCGGGTCACCCCATTGTATTTGGAGAAGTGATTACCGATCCCGCTCGACCCACCATACTCGTCTACGGACATTATGACGTCCAGCCCGTCGATCCCTTGGACCAATGGACGAACCCACCATTTTCTCCAACTATCATTGATAACATTTTATATGCGCGCGGTTCCAGTGATGACAAGGGTCAAGTCTATATGCAAGTCATCGCGGCAGAAGCCTGGTTAAAAACGGGAACCCTGCCCGTCAACCTCAAATTTTTATTCGAAGGCGAAGAAGAAATTGGCAGTGTGCACTTGGAACACTACATTCAAACCCATCAAGAAGCCTTACGGGCCGATCTCGCAGTAATTTCGGATACGCCAATGTTTGCAGCCGGCGTTCCCGCTGTTTGCTATGGCTTACGCGGTCTCGCCGCTTTAGAAATTCATATTGATGGTCCCTATCAAGACTTGCACTCTGGTGTTTTTGGCGGAGCCGTCGCCAATCCTGCCCATGTTCTTGCGCAAATTATCGCCAGCTTGCATGATGAACAAGGGCGGGTAACGGTTCCAGGATTTTATGATGATGTCGACCCTCTCAGCGATGAAGAACGAAAAAATTTTTCCGCCTTGCCTTTTGATGAGGAAGAGTTTCGCCAGTCAACGGGAGCTCCCGCATTATATGGCGAAGCGGGCTATACCACATTAGAGCGGATTTGGACCAGACCGACTCTCGAAGTGAATGGAATGTGGGCGGGTTTTATTGGCGAAGGCCGCAAAACAATCATTCCTCAAAGTGCCCACGCTAAAATATCATGCCGGTTAGTCCCGCACCAAGATCCTCAAAAAGTTTTGGACCAGGTTATCGAGTTTATTACGAATCAGTGCCCTCCCACCGTCAGGTTGCGCATTGATCGAGGAGAAGGGGATCCCGGCACAGTCACCCCGTTAGATCACTTTGCCACGCAAGCGGCCGTCCAAGCCATTCGCGAGGTCTATCATCAAGATGCGGCATTTATTCGCATGGGAGGTTCGATTCCTGTTGTCGTGACCTTTGACCAAGTCTTGGGTATCCCTACGGTTTTGTTAGGCTTTGCATTGCCCGATGAAAATTTTCATGCGCCTAACGAACATTTTCATCTCGAAAACTTTGATAAGGGCGCGGAAACAATCGCCACCTTATGGCAAATACTAGGCCAAACGCATCAGCACTAA
- the epsC gene encoding serine O-acetyltransferase EpsC, whose amino-acid sequence MSIPEFSIEGLSQIVRSLERYDEATLTNAGPKTPTTRRATEQLIWRLESLLFPFEHPWEEAVEAQGTAARIELLGRIIWDLAHQIHRVDPHDCTGDPCQGLCRAFHTAIEFGKRLPDIQTLLYMDADAAYQGDPAARNRSEVISTYPGFYAIMVYRLAHELFRLDVPLLPRLMTEIAHSQTGIDIHPGAQIGSSFFIDHGTGVVIGETTEVGDQVTLYQGVTLGALNFPRDVQGQIIRGQKRHPTIGDRVVIYSGATILGGNTVIGAGSVIGGNVWLTHSVPENSRVINQPQVDVKAVTHKN is encoded by the coding sequence ATGTCAATCCCTGAATTTAGCATTGAGGGACTGTCCCAAATTGTTCGCAGTCTAGAGCGGTATGATGAAGCGACTTTGACAAATGCTGGACCCAAGACCCCTACCACGCGTCGTGCCACAGAACAACTCATTTGGCGACTCGAAAGCCTTTTGTTTCCCTTTGAACACCCTTGGGAAGAAGCCGTTGAAGCCCAAGGAACTGCCGCACGCATCGAATTATTGGGACGCATTATTTGGGACTTAGCCCATCAAATTCACCGGGTTGACCCTCATGACTGCACCGGAGATCCTTGCCAGGGATTGTGTCGGGCGTTCCACACGGCCATTGAATTTGGCAAGCGGCTTCCAGACATTCAAACACTTTTGTATATGGATGCTGATGCCGCTTACCAAGGAGATCCTGCAGCACGCAACCGTTCTGAAGTCATATCCACTTATCCCGGGTTTTATGCCATTATGGTATACAGGTTGGCGCATGAGCTCTTTCGACTAGACGTTCCATTATTGCCACGACTGATGACGGAGATTGCTCATAGTCAAACCGGTATCGACATTCACCCCGGAGCCCAAATTGGATCCAGTTTCTTTATTGACCATGGAACAGGGGTGGTAATTGGCGAAACTACGGAGGTTGGCGATCAAGTTACCTTATATCAGGGAGTGACTCTGGGCGCATTAAATTTTCCTCGGGATGTACAAGGGCAAATCATTCGGGGTCAAAAACGGCATCCCACGATTGGGGATCGGGTCGTCATCTATTCCGGTGCCACTATCCTGGGAGGCAATACGGTAATTGGCGCCGGAAGCGTCATTGGCGGCAATGTGTGGCTAACGCATAGTGTCCCCGAAAATTCTCGCGTGATTAACCAACCCCAAGTTGATGTCAAAGCGGTCACCCATAAAAATTGA
- a CDS encoding threonine ammonia-lyase — protein sequence MITLKMSAIDAAYERIRPVVYETPLIKNHSLSELSQCDLALKAENLQRTGSFKVRGAFNKLALIHAAGGTGAVTGSSGNHGGAVAWAARYFGLTARIVVPTTASPAKVEAIKAYGADVEFYGTTSHERIERAKTIAQETGLNFVAPFDDPEIMAGQGTIGLEILQQMPEVEIIIVPIGGGGLISGIATAVKSQRPDIRIIGVEPLGAPKAYESRKHHQRQILSSTQTIADGLKTISLGELTYPIIEHLVDDIVLVDDDEIRRAMSLLLTRQKMLAEPSGAATLAYALRKPDRLYHRKTVVVISGGNIDPVSLCEHLAYPQ from the coding sequence GTGATTACGCTCAAAATGTCTGCCATCGACGCAGCCTATGAGCGTATTCGACCCGTTGTGTACGAAACGCCGCTCATAAAAAATCACAGTTTATCCGAACTAAGTCAGTGTGATTTAGCTCTCAAAGCCGAAAATCTTCAACGCACCGGGTCGTTTAAGGTTCGCGGAGCATTTAATAAACTGGCATTAATTCACGCCGCTGGCGGCACAGGCGCTGTAACCGGATCATCCGGCAACCATGGCGGAGCTGTAGCTTGGGCAGCCCGCTATTTTGGTTTAACGGCCCGCATTGTTGTTCCGACCACGGCGTCCCCTGCCAAAGTCGAAGCCATCAAAGCATATGGTGCTGACGTTGAATTTTATGGAACGACGAGCCATGAGCGCATTGAACGGGCTAAAACCATTGCCCAAGAAACAGGCCTTAACTTTGTGGCCCCTTTTGATGACCCTGAGATCATGGCAGGGCAGGGGACAATTGGCTTGGAAATTCTCCAACAAATGCCTGAAGTTGAAATTATCATTGTTCCCATTGGTGGCGGGGGCTTAATCTCAGGAATCGCTACCGCTGTAAAAAGCCAAAGACCCGATATCCGGATTATTGGTGTCGAGCCTTTAGGAGCTCCCAAAGCCTATGAATCGCGAAAACATCACCAACGGCAGATTTTATCGTCAACCCAGACTATTGCTGATGGGCTAAAGACCATCTCGCTGGGAGAACTCACCTATCCGATTATTGAACATCTCGTCGATGACATTGTGCTGGTCGATGATGATGAGATCCGCCGGGCCATGTCCTTATTGTTAACCCGGCAAAAAATGTTAGCAGAACCCTCCGGGGCTGCAACACTCGCATATGCCTTGCGCAAACCCGATAGACTTTATCACCGGAAAACGGTTGTGGTCATCAGTGGCGGAAATATTGATCCGGTAAGTCTTTGTGAGCACCTGGCATACCCGCAATAA
- a CDS encoding TDT family transporter, with translation MLAFVKNFTPNWFTVGMGTGITALGAYLYPGGPLWLKDLGTGLWILNTVIVGALLLLMLLRWIFNWKGSIAILHDPVQSMFLGAVPMALTTVINGFIDMGQRLIGHEALTIAMVLLVINVLMALGSGIVVPFMMFISHDHRLDKLTGIWLMPVVPAEVAAASGGLLLPYLTNVAAQKTLMVISLGLWALSVPLAFLMLGFLFLRLAVHKLPPKEMAISTWISLGTLGTGIMGLIGLGKSLPILFGSLGHAMDGAAVLGSFALWGFGLWWLTLSILITIYYAHKGLPFNLGWWGLTFPLGVFTGGTDMLYDQMHVGLIAFFAHLFYVLLAVFWTLVAVKTTGGVLTGRLTLTGSPKPTPIPTKTAVS, from the coding sequence ATGTTAGCCTTTGTGAAAAATTTCACGCCAAACTGGTTTACTGTGGGCATGGGGACAGGTATTACCGCTTTGGGCGCATACCTTTATCCCGGCGGTCCCCTATGGCTCAAGGATTTGGGTACAGGGCTATGGATATTGAACACCGTGATTGTGGGAGCCCTTTTACTGCTCATGTTGTTGCGTTGGATATTTAATTGGAAGGGATCTATCGCAATTTTGCATGATCCTGTCCAATCGATGTTTTTAGGAGCTGTTCCGATGGCTTTGACCACGGTCATTAACGGGTTCATTGACATGGGGCAACGCTTAATTGGTCATGAGGCGCTGACCATCGCCATGGTTTTACTCGTGATTAACGTGTTAATGGCCTTAGGATCGGGCATTGTCGTTCCCTTTATGATGTTTATTTCCCACGATCACCGCTTAGACAAACTGACGGGAATATGGTTGATGCCTGTTGTGCCCGCTGAAGTGGCCGCAGCCAGTGGAGGATTACTGCTTCCATATCTCACCAATGTAGCAGCCCAAAAGACCTTGATGGTCATTAGTTTAGGGTTATGGGCCTTAAGCGTCCCCTTAGCATTTTTGATGCTCGGATTTTTATTCTTGCGCTTAGCTGTTCACAAGTTGCCACCTAAGGAAATGGCTATTTCCACATGGATTTCTTTAGGAACTTTAGGCACCGGCATTATGGGACTCATCGGATTAGGGAAATCCCTTCCCATTTTGTTCGGCTCTTTAGGGCATGCTATGGATGGTGCCGCCGTCCTCGGTTCATTTGCTCTGTGGGGTTTTGGTTTATGGTGGTTGACCTTAAGCATTCTTATCACCATTTACTACGCTCACAAAGGATTGCCCTTCAATTTAGGATGGTGGGGTTTGACCTTCCCCTTGGGAGTTTTCACGGGCGGAACGGATATGCTCTATGACCAAATGCATGTGGGATTGATCGCTTTCTTTGCCCACCTGTTTTATGTCTTGCTTGCCGTGTTTTGGACCCTTGTCGCGGTCAAGACAACTGGAGGAGTTCTCACGGGTCGCTTAACCTTGACTGGATCCCCCAAGCCCACGCCAATTCCCACAAAAACGGCCGTTAGTTAA
- a CDS encoding glycosyltransferase family 2 protein — protein sequence MTGVTIVIPVWYGRDFLGRCLESVRQQEKVPYPIQVVVVEDGTPEHYMAEDIAYRYHAEYHYIAKNQGVAHARRFGANLSVFDDGFLAFLDQDDYWYPTFLAVMIDALSRHPQRGFAVANADIVFSSGRKYQLYQTKFPSLRLQDLKMFNHIVTPSQVLMRLKAFRQIHWTGELKTPGADDWLLWLSFTSQGFPGIFVPQTLIAYLEHEGGAHQNIAKMRQSEASVVQDWFPQLGFSVWDQRRYWAGVDIERALHYAYQKHWGQFIRHLTLTTLKDPTAALSAAWYRIERKLRHWV from the coding sequence ATGACAGGGGTAACGATAGTGATTCCAGTCTGGTACGGAAGGGATTTTCTCGGTCGATGTTTAGAAAGTGTGCGTCAACAAGAAAAAGTCCCCTATCCTATTCAGGTTGTCGTGGTGGAAGACGGGACTCCGGAACATTATATGGCGGAAGATATTGCATATCGTTACCATGCCGAATATCACTATATTGCCAAAAATCAAGGGGTGGCTCACGCGAGACGTTTTGGAGCCAACCTTTCTGTATTTGACGACGGTTTTCTCGCTTTTTTGGATCAGGATGATTATTGGTATCCGACGTTTTTAGCCGTCATGATCGATGCGCTGTCCCGTCATCCCCAGCGGGGTTTCGCCGTGGCCAATGCCGATATTGTCTTTTCATCCGGAAGAAAATATCAATTGTACCAAACGAAATTTCCTTCTCTTAGGTTGCAGGACTTAAAAATGTTTAACCACATCGTCACTCCATCACAAGTCCTTATGCGGCTTAAGGCTTTTAGACAAATTCACTGGACAGGGGAGCTCAAAACGCCAGGCGCTGATGATTGGCTATTATGGCTGTCTTTCACCAGCCAGGGATTTCCCGGAATTTTCGTTCCCCAGACGTTAATCGCGTATTTGGAGCACGAAGGAGGAGCCCATCAAAATATTGCAAAAATGCGACAAAGTGAAGCCAGCGTGGTGCAGGATTGGTTTCCCCAATTAGGATTCTCCGTGTGGGATCAAAGACGGTATTGGGCTGGGGTCGATATCGAACGCGCTTTACACTATGCCTATCAAAAACATTGGGGACAATTTATTCGTCACCTCACGCTCACCACGTTGAAGGATCCGACCGCCGCGTTATCAGCAGCATGGTACCGGATTGAGCGAAAGTTAAGACACTGGGTTTAA